In Scyliorhinus canicula chromosome 18, sScyCan1.1, whole genome shotgun sequence, a single window of DNA contains:
- the LOC119953078 gene encoding monocyte to macrophage differentiation factor-like, with protein sequence MNNRPPANSRYQPTTYEHAANCYTHAFLIFPAIVGSTLLHRLSDDRWKKITAWMYGVGLCALFIISTVFHIIAWKKSHLRTMEQCLHMCDRIVIYFFIASSYAPWLNLRELGPLASHMRWFIWIMAAAGTIYVFLYHEQYKIIELLFYLTMGFSPAVVVASMPNTDGIQELMWGGMLYCLGVVFFKSDGIIPFAHAIWHIFVALAAAVHYYAIWKYLYRSSATSTWKDF encoded by the exons ATGAATAACCGACCTCCAGCGAATTCCCGGTACCAGCCCACTACCTACGAACACGCTGCAAATTGTTACACACATGCG TTCCTCATTTTTCCAGCAATTGTGGGAAGCACGCTACTTCATCGACTGTCGGATGACCGCTGGAAGAAGATTACAGCCTGGATGTATGGCGTGGGTCTGTGTGCACTGTTCATCATTTCCACTGTCTTCCACATCATTGCATGGAAGAAGAGTCACTTAAG AACAATGGAGCAATGCTTGCACATGTGTGACCGAATCGTTATCTACTTCTTCATCGCATCTTCTTACGCACCATG GTTAAATCTCCGGGAGCTTGGGCCCTTGGCATCTCACATGCGTTGGTTCATTTGGATCATGGCAGCTGCTGGTACCATCTACGTCTTTTTATACCATGAACA GTATAAGATTATTGAGCTGCTGTTTTATTTGACAATGGGATTCTCTCCTGCTGTGGTGGTGGCATCAATG CCAAACACTGACGGCATCCAGGAGCTGATGTGGGGCGGCATGCTGTACTGCCTCGGAGTGGTATTCTTCAAAAGTGACGGGATCATTCCTTTTGCGCATGCGATATGGCACATCTTTGTGGCTTTGGCTGCAGCAGTGCATTACTATGCCATCTGGAAATACTTGTACCGGAGCTCTGCAACATCCACGTGGAAGGACTTCTAA